The following coding sequences lie in one Enterococcus sp. 9E7_DIV0242 genomic window:
- a CDS encoding MarR family winged helix-turn-helix transcriptional regulator codes for MKPHGTLGFEIRELSILIGRYIEKQGPDSELKKMRGPQAWALGFLSENLDREIYQKDLEKELSIRKPTASRLVKRMERNGFITIVPSAKDKRFKRLIVTELAMENMKKVEQFVTNLEERLTQNISEEELQSFIHTIEKLKKNIQS; via the coding sequence TTGAAACCGCACGGTACATTGGGGTTTGAAATCCGTGAATTGTCTATTCTGATTGGGCGCTATATAGAAAAGCAAGGACCCGATTCTGAATTGAAGAAGATGAGAGGTCCTCAAGCGTGGGCACTAGGCTTTTTAAGCGAAAATCTGGACAGGGAAATTTATCAGAAGGATTTGGAAAAAGAGTTATCTATTCGCAAGCCGACAGCGAGTCGTCTGGTAAAACGAATGGAAAGAAATGGGTTCATTACAATTGTTCCTTCAGCGAAGGACAAGCGTTTTAAACGGCTCATCGTTACAGAATTAGCAATGGAGAATATGAAAAAAGTGGAGCAGTTTGTGACCAATCTGGAGGAACGTCTAACGCAGAATATTTCTGAGGAAGAACTTCAGTCATTTATCCACACGATTGAAAAGCTAAAAAAGAATATTCAAAGTTAA
- a CDS encoding sensor histidine kinase codes for MKYLRNKEERIFFFILSILAAAAVFSNFLINRTAGIITLLICLSFFGGIFCYNKNRYRRIEELTNQIDELLHGAQLPVLQAEEGELAILSSQIQKMTIRLQEQSRSLQKEKAHLSSSLTDIAHQLRTPLTTLTMIGDFLSDPELDEQRRMSLARELLSMLKRIDQLITILLKIAKLEGQTVQYQPQIIPLKKLLSDALQPFLIPMELKDISVQLVGDETIQLLTDSTWTQEAVGNIIKNCIEHSESGSHLILAYEQNALYTELTISDTGTGIDEEDLPHIFERFYQGKNHHKNSFGVGLSLARMIITQQGGNLTAKNKLSGGAEFTIRFYRDMLK; via the coding sequence GTGAAATATCTACGAAATAAAGAAGAGCGAATATTCTTTTTCATTCTGAGTATTCTCGCAGCGGCGGCCGTATTCAGTAATTTTCTAATCAACCGCACAGCAGGAATAATCACACTTCTTATTTGTCTGAGCTTTTTTGGAGGAATCTTCTGCTATAACAAAAACAGGTACCGCCGAATCGAAGAGCTGACAAATCAAATCGATGAGCTTCTTCACGGCGCACAGTTGCCTGTGCTTCAAGCAGAGGAGGGTGAATTAGCCATCTTATCCAGTCAGATTCAAAAAATGACGATACGATTGCAGGAACAAAGTCGTTCGCTTCAAAAAGAAAAAGCACACCTTTCTTCTTCCCTGACAGATATTGCCCATCAGTTAAGAACACCTCTGACAACACTGACAATGATCGGTGATTTTCTAAGTGATCCTGAGCTAGATGAGCAGCGGCGAATGTCTCTGGCACGGGAACTTCTAAGTATGCTAAAGCGAATCGACCAGCTGATCACGATTCTTTTAAAAATTGCAAAATTAGAAGGACAAACGGTTCAATATCAGCCGCAAATCATCCCTTTGAAAAAACTATTGTCCGACGCGCTTCAGCCATTTTTGATTCCGATGGAGCTGAAGGATATATCGGTTCAGCTCGTTGGAGATGAGACGATCCAGTTATTGACAGACTCGACATGGACGCAAGAAGCTGTTGGAAACATTATAAAAAATTGCATTGAGCATTCAGAGAGCGGCAGTCATCTAATCCTTGCCTATGAACAAAACGCTCTTTATACCGAGCTCACCATTTCAGATACGGGAACAGGGATTGATGAGGAAGATCTACCTCACATATTTGAACGCTTTTACCAAGGGAAAAACCATCATAAAAACAGCTTTGGCGTCGGTCTATCCTTAGCACGGATGATTATTACACAGCAAGGTGGAAACCTCACTGCAAAAAATAAACTCTCCGGCGGGGCAGAATTCACGATTCGATTTTATAGAGATATGCTTAAATGA
- a CDS encoding response regulator transcription factor, translating to MKRILVIEDDRDIAKNLDRLLQKHGYSVLAVHTQKTALDLLHEQSFDLALIDIGLPDGNGYAVGTSIKNLDKPFPFLFLTAMDDEASVVTGLELGGEDYIIKPFRPMELISRIKTALRRNEKDQSEYLIDNLVIDTMRGTVHKGGQEIFLSALEYRLLLIFVNNNGQILSRDQLQQHIWDIAGDFVNDNTMTVYIKRLREKIEDDPQKPTKIKTIRGLGYKLEV from the coding sequence ATGAAAAGAATACTCGTTATTGAAGACGATAGAGATATTGCTAAAAATTTAGATAGATTACTACAAAAACATGGATACAGCGTTTTGGCTGTTCACACACAAAAAACAGCACTTGATTTATTACATGAACAATCCTTTGATTTGGCATTGATTGATATCGGTTTACCCGATGGTAATGGCTATGCTGTTGGCACAAGCATTAAGAATCTGGATAAACCATTCCCTTTTCTATTTCTGACTGCCATGGATGACGAGGCCAGTGTGGTGACTGGCTTAGAGCTGGGTGGAGAAGACTACATCATCAAACCCTTTCGACCAATGGAGTTGATTTCCCGTATCAAAACAGCACTGAGACGGAATGAAAAGGATCAATCCGAATACCTTATAGATAATCTGGTCATTGACACCATGCGAGGGACCGTCCATAAAGGGGGACAGGAAATTTTCCTATCGGCTTTAGAATATAGGTTATTATTGATATTTGTGAACAATAATGGACAAATCCTTTCCAGAGATCAACTACAACAGCACATTTGGGACATCGCCGGTGATTTTGTCAACGATAATACCATGACCGTCTATATCAAACGATTACGGGAAAAAATTGAGGATGATCCGCAAAAACCGACGAAAATAAAAACCATTCGCGGCTTAGGCTATAAACTGGAGGTTTAA